AGCAGCGGACGCTCTGCGTGGTGGAGGAGCCCAACGACCTGCTCGCGCTCGAGCGCACCGGCGAGTTCCGCGGTCGCTATCACGTCCTGCTCGGCGCGCTCTCCCCGCTGGACGGCATCGGGCCCGAGGACCTGCGCGTGCGCGAGCTGCTGACCCGGCTCGAGAGCGATCAGGTGGAAGAGGTGATCCTGGCCACCAACCCGAGCGTCGAGGGCGAGGCGACCGCGATCTATCTGGCCCGGCTGCTCAAGCCGCTCGGCATGCGCATCACCCGCATCGCGCGCGGGCTGCCGGTCGGAGGCGATCTCGAGTACGCCGACGAGGTGACGCTCTCCAAGGCCATGGAAGGGCGACGGGAGATGGGGTAGCGATGCTTGGCGGGCGTCGGCCCGTGTGGTAGAAAGGAGCCGGACGGTTCCCCTCCTGGATTCCCCGATAGCTCAATGGTAGAGCATCCGGCTGTTAACCGGAGGGTTGCAGGTTCGAGTCCTGCTCGGGGAGCCATCCCTCGAGGACGCCAGCGCCTCGGCCGCACCGCCGCGCGGCCCGATCTCGCCTGATCCGCCCCCGCGTGCGCGTCGGGCGCCTCTTCCGACGGAGCGCGGTGCTCGGCGGCCTCGGCCTGCTGCCCCTGACCC
Above is a window of Candidatus Methylomirabilota bacterium DNA encoding:
- the recR gene encoding recombination mediator RecR; amino-acid sequence: MAYYPEPVARLIDALQRLPGIGPKTAQRLTFFLLKRPAPEVAALGEALTQLKQLIVHCSVCFNVTEQDPCRICRDPQREQRTLCVVEEPNDLLALERTGEFRGRYHVLLGALSPLDGIGPEDLRVRELLTRLESDQVEEVILATNPSVEGEATAIYLARLLKPLGMRITRIARGLPVGGDLEYADEVTLSKAMEGRREMG